The following are encoded together in the Ranitomeya imitator isolate aRanImi1 chromosome 4, aRanImi1.pri, whole genome shotgun sequence genome:
- the YARS2 gene encoding tyrosine--tRNA ligase, mitochondrial — protein sequence MAAPIRHALLSLSRLSRPRVRGLSSLSDPLVSGTRRGLFKDVFPAESAELHLQELLSSGPQTVYCGFDPTADSLHVGNLLAVLGLLHFHRAGHHVIAVVGGATAQIGDPSGRHQERAPLSPEQLAENVRGIRDSLHRIFSNHEGPVRAGGRVTVLDNAAWYRQRSAVDFLASVGRHFRMGTLLSRHSVQSRLSSAEGMSLAEFTYQVFQAYDFYYLHQKHGCKIQLGGTDQLGNLMSGHDFIQRTTGEDVFGILLPLITSTTGDKLGKSAGNAVWLNRERTSPFEFYQYFVRQQDGNVERFLKLFTFLPLPEIAHIMEQHAKEPEKRIPQKRLAAEVTKLVHGKEGLESAKRCTQALYHSSIDALAAMSDQELQELFQGAPFAEFLLEPGTRVLDACLKVSAIPEGVRGFDILSGGGVSFNHMRVTNPDEVLVVGQHILSNGLSLIKVGKKNVYVVKWLSL from the exons atggcggcgcccatcagacACGCTCTCCTGTCACTCTCCCGTCTTTCCCGGCCCCGTGTGCGCGGTCTGTCCAGTCTATCTGACCCTCTAGTGTCCGGGACACGCCGGGGCCTTTTTAAGGATGTGTTCCCGGCTGAGAGCGCCGAGCTGCATCTCCAGGAGCTCCTGTCCTCCGGCCCTCAGACCGTATACTGCGGCTTTGACCCCACGGCGGACTCGCTCCACGTGGGGAATCTCCTGGCCGTGCTGGGCCTCCTCCACTTTCACCGGGCCGGGCACCATGTCATCGCTGTGGTCGGAGGGGCCACTGCCCAGATCGGGGACCCCAGCGGGCGTCACCAGGAGAGGGCGCCCCTGAGCCCGGAGCAGCTGGCGGAGAACGTGCGGGGGATCCGGGACTCGCTGCACCGCATCTTCTCCAACCACGAGGGGCCGGTGCGGGCCGGCGGGCGGGTGACGGTGCTGGATAACGCCGCCTGGTACCGGCAGCGCTCGGCCGTGGACTTCCTGGCATCGGTGGGCAGACACTTCCGGATGGGCACCCTGCTGAGCAGGCACAGTGTGCAGAGCCGCCTGAGCTCCGCGGAGGGCATGAGCCTGGCAGAGTTCACCTACCAGGTGTTCCAGGCCTATGACTTCTACTACCTGCACCAGAAACATGGCTGCAAGATCCAGCTGGGCGGCACCGACCAACTGGGCAACCTCATGTCCGGGCACGACTTCATCCAGAG GACCACAGGAGAAGACGTGTTCGGGATCCTGTTGCCGCTTATCACAAGCACCACCGGAGATAAGCTGGGCAAGTCTGCCGGAAACGCCGTATGGCTGAACCGAGAGCGGACGTCACCGTTTGAGTTCTACCAGTACTTTGTACGGCAGCAAGATGGCAACGTGGAGAG gtTCCTAAAACTTTTCACTTTCCTCCCCCTGCCGGAGATTGCACACATTATGGAACAACACGCCAAGGAGCCGGAGAAACGGATACCCCAGAAGAGACTGGCAGCAGAGGTGACAAAGCTCGTCCATGGCAAAGAAGGACTGGAGTCAGCCAAGAG GTGCACGCAGGCTCTGTATCACAGCAGCATTGACGCTTTGGCAGCCATGTCTGATCAAGAACTGCAGGAACTCTTCCAGGGAGCCCCTTTTGCTGAATTTTTGCTTGAACCTGGCACTAGAGTGCTGGACGCCTGTCTGAAAGTGTCGGCTATTCCAGAAGGGGTCCGTGG CTTTGACATACTGAGCGGCGGGGGCGTAAGCTTCAACCACATGAGAGTGACAAACCCAGACGAGGTTCTGGTGGTCGGCCAGCACATCCTCAGCAACGGGCTGTCCCTCATCAAGGTCGGCAAGAAGAACGTCTACGTGGTGAAGTGGCTGAGCCTGTGA